A genomic window from Plasmodium chabaudi chabaudi strain AS genome assembly, chromosome: 8 includes:
- a CDS encoding 60S ribosomal protein L37, putative, translating to MGKAGKGTGSFGKRNGKSHFLCLRCGKRSYHLQKKKCASCGYPDAKKRRFNWSVKAKRRNTIGTGRCRYIKTLRRKLKNKFAEGSTPKPKQR from the coding sequence atgggTAAAGCTGGAAAAGGTACAGGATCATTTGGTAAGAGGAATGGAAAAAGTCATTTCCTTTGCTTAAGATGTGGAAAAAGAAGTTAtcatttacaaaaaaaaaaatgtgctTCATGTGGATATCCAGATGCTAAGAAAAGAAGATTTAACTGGTCAGTAAAAGcaaaaagaagaaatacAATTGGTACTGGACGATgtagatatattaaaacttTGAGAAgaaaactaaaaaataaatttgctGAAGGAAGTACCCCTAAACCCAAACAAAGATAA